The Erwinia billingiae Eb661 nucleotide sequence AGTGCCGCGCTGATTGGGGCGATGCTGGTGGCGATGTTCAGTCTTGACTGGCGCATGGCGCTGGTGGCGATCACCATCTTCCCGGCCGTGCTGACGGTGATGCTGATTTATCAGCGTTACAGCACGCCGATTGTCCGTCGCATGCGCAGCTATCTGGCTGATATCAATAATGGCTTCAATGAAGTGATTAACGGCATGAGCGTGATCCAGCAGTTCCGCCAGCAGGCGCGCTTTGGTGAGCGTATGGGTGAAGCCAGCCGCTCGCATTATCTGGCGCGTATGGAAACGCTGAAGCTTGATGGTTTCCTGCTGCGTCCGCTGCTCAGCCTGTTCTCTGCCCTGATCCTTTGTGGACTGATGCTGCTGTTTGGCTTCTCGTCAGCGGGCAGCATTGAGGTCGGCGTTCTGTATGCCTTTATCAACTACCTCGGCAGGCTCAATGAACCGCTGATCGAACTCACTACGCAGCAGTCTATGCTGCAGCAGGCGGTGGTGGCAGGTGAGCGCATCTTTGAACTGATCGATGCCCCGCGCCAGGATTACGGCACGGATACCCGGCCACTGACCTCGGGGTCCATCTCGGTCAGGGATCTGACTTTCGCTTACCGCGACGATCGCAATGTGCTGAGCGATATCTGCCTTGACGTCCCGTCGCGTAACTTCGTGGCGCTGGTCGGCCATACCGGCAGCGGTAAAAGCACGCTGGCCAATCTGATGATGGGTTACTACCCGATTCAGCACGGTGAAATTTGTCTGGATGGTCGACCGTTAAGTACGCTCAGCCACAGCGTTTTACGTCAGTCGGTGGCGATGGTTCAACAGGATCCGGTGGTCCTGGCGGATACCTTCTTTGCTAACGTGACCCTGGGGCGCGATATCTCTGAAGAGGCGGTGTGGCAAGCGCTGGAGACGGTGCAGCTGGCT carries:
- a CDS encoding SmdB family multidrug efflux ABC transporter permease/ATP-binding protein — encoded protein: MANLAHLWPTLKRLLKYGSPWRKSLGLAVLLLWIAAAAEVMGPILISYFIDNMVAKHNMPLALVSGLATSFILLQILAASLHYWQALLFNQAAVGVVQQLRMDVMDAALRQPLSAFDTQPVGQIISRVTNDTEVVRDLYVTVVATVLRSAALIGAMLVAMFSLDWRMALVAITIFPAVLTVMLIYQRYSTPIVRRMRSYLADINNGFNEVINGMSVIQQFRQQARFGERMGEASRSHYLARMETLKLDGFLLRPLLSLFSALILCGLMLLFGFSSAGSIEVGVLYAFINYLGRLNEPLIELTTQQSMLQQAVVAGERIFELIDAPRQDYGTDTRPLTSGSISVRDLTFAYRDDRNVLSDICLDVPSRNFVALVGHTGSGKSTLANLMMGYYPIQHGEICLDGRPLSTLSHSVLRQSVAMVQQDPVVLADTFFANVTLGRDISEEAVWQALETVQLAELARGLSEGIHTRLGEQGNNLSVGQKQLLAMARVLVASPQILILDEATANIDSGTEQAIQKALKAVREKTTLVVIAHRLSTIIDADTILVLHRGRAVEQGNHQTLLEKQGRYWQMYQLQQVGDELEAGEAV